A genomic region of Euleptes europaea isolate rEulEur1 unplaced genomic scaffold, rEulEur1.hap1 H_3, whole genome shotgun sequence contains the following coding sequences:
- the LOC130492937 gene encoding protocadherin beta-16-like — translation MEDSFRIRKGLYLLFFLSLSGVVCVSLRYSLPEEKKSGSVVANVLKDLKLGPGELSARRAQLVSKSIKQYFQLDTRSGNVNVNDKIDREALCGKVDTCVLLSEIVLQNPLKIYNIVIQIEDINDNFPAFSQTELDLSIPENVPTNTRFPLESAQDRDLGENSVQNYTLSPNENFILEIKSGRGGKKRLDLVLEKPLDREKKAQFELTLTAVDGGVPQKTGTVLIKVSVLDINDNFPQFAQPEYIVGLKENTPQDTLVMKVEARDLDFGSNAQITYSYHQMPEKISNLFHLNENTGEITVLGLFDYEKETSYDINIKATDGGGLSGHCKVLVEIEDENDNAPEISVISITSPLAEDSPLDTLVVLFSVTDRDSGDNGRTSCSVEMDLPFLLKTTVNNYYQLVTQRPLDREKVPEYNITITATDRGSPRLTTKRTITVLISDINDNSPVFDKTKYEMQLWENNIPGLLMGSVHAVDLDMEQNAQVTYSLVPGNASGAPVASYVSINSENGNLYVLRSLDYEQIKEFQVTVRASDGGSPRLSSEIVVRVLILDENDNAPFFLYPLQNSTSPCNDLVPKSVEAGYLVAKVVAVDGDSGQNSWLSYELLKATDPGLFSLGAQNGEVKTRRPLTERDTNKQRLIILVRDNGHPPQTSTATLNILPVDGFSDPYLAIASVSHEASEEDSSLTMYLVICLAAVSFVFLICIILFVAIKMHKKESSFITSLPQFPPALPEIPETGVDSQNGSLSRTYHYDVCLTGGSLSSEFRFLRPLIPVFSMREPNVSENHRISSVSQETPEQAEGRNQREMVSNLLLFLNCPCTIEISAGLYDIRNTFC, via the coding sequence ATGGAGGATAGCTTCAGGATCAGAAAAGGTCTGTATCTTTTGTTCTTCCTCTCTTTGTCTGGAGTGGTGTGTGTCTCCCTTCGGTATTCTTtgcctgaagagaagaaaagtGGGTCTGTGGTGGCTAATGTGCTGAAGGATTTGAAACTGGGGCCAGGGGAGCTTTCTGCTCGCAGAGCCCAGCTGGTTTCCAAAAGCATTAAGCAATATTTCCAGCTGGATACTCGTTCTGGGAATGTGAATGTAAATGACAAAATAGACAGAGAAGCTTTGTGTGGCAAGGTGGACACTTGCGTACTGTTGTCTGAAATTGTGCTCCAAAACCCCTTAAAGATCTACAATATTGTGATTCAGATAGAAGATATAAATGACAACTTTCCAGCATTCTCTCAAACTGAACTTGATCTTTCTATTCCTGAGAATGTTCCCACAAATACTCGATTCCCCTTGGAATCTGCCCAAGATAGAGATTTGGGTGAAAACAGTGTTCAGAACTATACCCTCAGTCCCAATGAAAATTTTATCTTGGAAATAAAAAGTGGCAGGGGTGGAAAGAAGCGTTTGGACCTTGTTCTGGAGAAACCACTAGACAGGGAGAAGAAGGCTCAATTTGAGCTGACGCTCACAGCTGTTGATGGAGGGGTGCCACAGAAAACAGGGACAGTTCTAATAAAGGTCAGTGTTCTGGACATCAATGACAACTTCCCTCAGTTTGCACAACCTGAATATATAGTGGGTTTAAAGGAAAATACCCCTCAAGATACTCTGGTCATGAAAGTGGAAGCCAGAGATTTGGATTTTGGTTCAAATGCACAGATCACCTACTCATACCATCAGATGCCTGAGAAAATAAGTAACTTGTTTCACCTCAATGAAAACACTGGGGAAATTACTGTTCTGGGTCTATTTGACTATGAAAAAGAAACCAGCTATGACATTAACATCAAGGCAACAGATGGAGGTGGTCTTTCAGGCCACTGCAAGGTCCTGGTGGAAATTGAGGATGAGAACGACAATGCACCTGAGATATCAGTCATATCCATCACCAGCCCTTTAGCAGAGGATTCTCCCCTTGATACGCTGGTCGTGCTCTTCAGTGTCACAGACCGGGACTCCGGAGACAATGGCAGGACCTCCTGCTCTGTGGAGATGGACTTGccctttttattaaaaacaacTGTGAATAATTATTATCAACTGGTGACACAAAGACCACTGGATAGAGAGAAAGTTCCTGAGTATAATATCACCATCACAGCTACTGATCGGGGCTCTCCCAGGCTCACTACAAAAAGAACAATTACAGTTTTAATCTCAGACATCAATGACAACTCTCCAGTGTTTGACAAGACAAAGTATGAAATGCAGTTGTGGGAAAACAATATTCCAGGCCTGCTGATGGGTTCGGTCCATGCTGTTGACCTGGACATGGAGCAGAATGCCCAGGTGACCTATTCTCTTGTGCCTGGAAATGCCAGCGGTGCTCCTGTGGCCTCCTATGTTTCCATCAACTCTGAGAATGGGAATCTGTATGTCCTGCGATCTTTGGATTATGAGCAGATCAAGGAATTCCAGGTGACAGTGAGGGCTTCAGATGGGGGTTCTCCTCGACTGAGCTCAGAGATTGTTGTTCGAGTTCTTATCCTGGATGAAAACGATAATGCTCCCTTCTTCCTCTACCCCCTTCAGAACAGCACCTCCCCCTGCAATGACCTGGTTCCCAAGTCCGTGGAGGCTGGTTACCTGGTGGCCAAGGTGGTGGCTGTGGATGGGGATTCCGGTCAGAACTCTTGGCTGTCCTATGAACTACTGAAGGCCACCGACCCCGGCCTTTTCAGCTTAGGAGCCCAGAATGGAGAAGTCAAAACCAGGAGACCACTGACAGAGCGAGACACAAACAAGCAGAGACTGATTATTCTGGTCAGAGACAATGGCCACCCTCCCCAGACCAGCACTGCCACACTGAATATACTTCCGGTGGATGGCTTTTCAGATCCTTATCTGGCTATTGCAAGTGTCAGTCACGAAGCAAGTGAAGAAGACAGCTCCTTGACAATGTATCTGGTGATCTGCTTGGCTGCGGTGTCCTTTGTGTTCCTCATTTGCATCATTTTGTTTGTTGCCATCAAAATGCACAAGAAAGAGTCTAGTTTTATCACTTCCCTTCCTCAGTTCCCGCCTGCCTTACCTGAGATCCCAGAAACTGGTGTCGATTCTCAGAATGGATCACTTTCCCGGACTTACCACTATGATGTTTGCTTAACCGGTGGATCCTTAAGCAGTGAGTTCAGATTCCTTAGGCCTCTCATTCCAGTTTTTTCTATGCGGGAACCCAATGTCTCTGAGAATCAcaggatttcttctgtttctcaagAGACTCCTGAGCAGGCGGAGGGtcgaaatcaaagagaaatggtAAGTAACTTGTTGCTTTTTCTTAATTGCCCATGTACCATTGAAATTTCAGCTGGGTTGTATGACATCAGAAATACTTTTTGCTAA
- the LOC130492938 gene encoding protocadherin beta-16-like: protein MEMHPNKRQGWSFFLYLCMCGGICESFVYVMPEEMKPGSLVGNVLEDLKVDVKELSAREGRLVSKSAKQYFQLDPHSGNVLLKDRIDREALCGQKDPCVLLSEIVLENPLQVHRMEVEIQDVNDNSPQFSEKEFLLEIPEQTPLNTRFPLERAKDADRGENAVQNYTLSSHDHCRLDVQSHGDGSKYAELVLEKELDREENAQFFLILSAIDGGTPKRTGTAKIIIHVLDNNDNVPQFHQSLYKVKVMENSQPSTLVAKVEATDRDFGSNADITYSFGQVPENVLRSFKLNKQTGELIVAGTIDYEEDKNYAMNIKATDGGGLSAYCKVIVEVEDRNDNAPEVTVTSITSPFPEDSPQDTVAALFSVTDQDSGDNGRTSCTIEANLPFMLKASENNYYQLVTQQPLDRERVSEYNITITATDKGSPRLTSTRIINIQISDVNDNSPIFEKLSYEMQLQENNIPGLLIGVAQAKDLDMEQNAKVTYSLLPGKISDQPVSSYVSINSETGNLYAIRSLDYEHIKDFQVTVRAVDSGSPPLSSEVMVRVVVMDENDNAPFILYPLQNGTSPNNDLVPRGAEAGYLVTKVVAVDRDSGQNSWLSYELLKATEPGLFSVGAQNGEVKTVRPINKRDTYKQKLIIGVKDNGHPPQSTSATLSILLVDGFSDPYMKMVATPKEDVVEEEDRNLTLYLVICLAAISFIFLISVMVFIAIKIQKRRKFLQSSTQNFPVGPNFPENCGDADAGSLSRAYNYEVCLSGGSLNSEFRFLRPLFPVFPVAPAQNQGDSRTSSHHIEDQHRSQVRRIDLT, encoded by the coding sequence ATGGAAATGCATCCCAACAAAAGACAAGGTTGGTCTTTTTTCCTGTATCTCTGCATGTGTGGGGGAATATGCGAATCCTTCGTGTATGTAATGCCAGAAGAAATGAAGCCTGGGTCTCTGGTAGGAAACGTGCTAGAGGATTTGAAAGTGGATGTGAAGGAACTGTCTGCTCGTGAGGGGCGGCTGGTTTCTAAAAGCGCCAAGCAATATTTCCAGCTGGATCCTCACTCTGGGAATGTGTTATTGAAGGACAGAATAGACCGAGAGGCTTTGTGTGGTCAGAAGGATCCATGCGTCTTACTCTCAGAGATTGTGCTGGAAAATCCATTGCAAGTGCACAGAATGGAGGTTGAAATACAGGATGTGAATGACAATTCCCCCCAATTCTCTGAAAAGGAATTCCTTCTGGAAATACCCGAACAGACTCCCCTGAATACCAGATTCCCATTGGAGAGGGCTAAAGATGCAGATAGAGGAGAAAATGCTGTCCAGAACTATACACTTAGTTCACATGACCATTGTAGACTGGACGTGCAAAGTCACGGTGATGGGAGCAAATATGCAGAATTAGTACTGGAGAAAGAGTTGGACCGTGAAGAGAATGCACAATTTTTCCTGATTCTGTCAGCTATTGATGGAGGGACCCCAAAGAGAACAGGCACAGCAAAGATTATAATTCATGTTCTGGACAACAATGATAACGTCCCTCAGTTTCATCAGTCTCTGTACAAAGTGAAAGTAATGGAAAACAGCCAGCCAAGTACACTTGTAGCTAAAGTTGAAGCAACCGACAGGGATTTTGGTTCCAATGCGGACATCACTTATTCCTTTGGCCAGGTGCCAGAAAATGTGCTTAGATCTTTCAAGTTAAACAAGCAGACTGGGGAACTTATTGTTGCAGGAACCATTGATTATGAAGAAGATAAAAATTATGCCATGAACATCAAAGCCACGGATGGAGGGGGGCTCTCTGCCTACTGCAAAGTCATAGTGGAGGTGGAGGACAGAAATGACAATGCCCCAGAGGTGACAGTAACATCTATCACCAGCCCCTTTCCAGAAGATTCCCCCCAAGATACTGTTGCagctctcttcagtgttactgatCAAGACTCTGGAGATAATGGCAGAACTTCCTGCACCATTGAGGCAAACCTGCCCTTCATGTTAAAAGCCTCAGAGAATAACTATTACCAGCTGGTGACCCAGCAACCCCTGGACCGAGAAAGAGTCTCAGAGTACAACATCACCATCACAGCTACAGACAAAGGCTCTCCCAGGCTTACTTCAACAAGAATAATTAACATCCAGATCTCAGATGTCAATGACAACTCTCCAATATTTGAAAAGTTGTCATATGAAATGCAGTTACAGGAAAATAATATTCCAGGTCTGCTGATAGGTGTGGCTCAAGCCAAGGACCTGGACATGGAGCAGAATGCCAAAGTGACCTATTCTCTTTTGCCTGGGAAGATCAGTGATCAACCTGTGTCCTCTTATGTCTCCATCAATTCTGAAACTGGGAACCTGTATGCCATCCGATCTCTGGACTATGAGCACATAAAAGATTTCCAAGTGACTGTGAGGGCTGTGGACAGCGGTTCTCCTCCCCTGAGCTCTGAAGTTATGGTCCGAGTTGTTGTCATGGATGAAAATGATAATGCCCCATTCATTCTGTACCCTCTTCAGAATGGCACCTCCCCAAACAATGACTTGGTTCCCAGGGGGGCTGAGGCTGGCTACCTGGTCACCAAGGTGGTGGCCGTTGACAGAGATTCTGGTCAGAACTCTTGGCTTTCCTATGAGCTCCTAAAGGCCACAGAACCAGGTCTGTTCAGTGTGGGGGCCCAGAATGGAGAAGTGAAAACTGTGAGGCCTATTAATAAAAGAGACACATACAAACAGAAACTTATCATCGGCGTTAAAGACAACGGTCACCCTCCCCAGTCCACCTCTGCAACACTAAGCATTCTGCTAGTGGATGGTTTTTCTGACCCTTATATGAAAATGGTGGCTACCCCGAAGGAGGacgtggtggaggaggaagaccgTAACCTGACTCTGTATCTGGTCATATGTTTGGCTGCCATCTCATTCATTTTTCTCATTTCTGTTATGGTGTTTATTGCCATCAAGATTCAGAAGAGAAGAAAGTTCCTACAGAGCTCCACCCAGAATTTTCCAGTTGGACCTAATTTCCCAGAAAACTGTGGAGATGCTGATGCTGGATCCCTTTCCCGGGCTTACAACTATGAGGTGTGCTTATCTGGTGGGTCCCTGAACAGCGAGTTCAGGTTTCTCCGGCCCCTCTTTCCTGTGTTTCCTGTGGCGCCTGCTCAAAATCAGGGGGATTCAAGGACTTCCAGTCACCATATAGAAGATCAACACAGGAGTCAGGTGAGAAGAATTGATTTAACATAA